The DNA sequence TCGGCCATCTCGCGTGCCAGGCGGTGATGATCGTAGAGCAGGGGATGATACTCGACTGTCAGCGCCGGCGAGAATGCGACCGTGCTGTACCAAACGTTGGTCCTGCCGTCGTTTTCGGGCCGGCCAATGACACCGACGTTGGCAAACAGCTTGTTGCCGGGCAGGCGGCGCTGCCACTTGATGCCGGTGTGGGTGGCAAGGATCACATCGGCCTGGTAATCGTGAAAGAGTTTTTTGAGAAAATGATTGGGGGTGGTGGTTTCCCAGAGAAACTCGTTGGTTTTACGCGGTGAACCATGGCACAGGAAAACGCGGTAACCGCCGGTGGTGAAACGAATGAAGGGTGGCAGAGCACGCTGGTAGGCTTTGAATTCCGGCGAGGTGTGCGCGCGGGTGTAATCATAGCTGATTTGCGCGAAGTAGTTGTCGCGCGGATCGGTGTAGCCGCACTGGCAGTCCCGCAAATCGTTGCCGATGCTGTGGTCATAATTGCCCTGCACCACCTGTACCCGG is a window from the candidate division KSB1 bacterium genome containing:
- a CDS encoding metallophosphatase family protein encodes the protein MNLGTTDFRRIVVFGGVYNNYLALAALLREVSRLRADAIFCLGDLGAFGPHPNRVYPLLIEGRVQVVQGNYDHSIGNDLRDCQCGYTDPRDNYFAQISYDYTRAHTSPEFKAYQRALPPFIRFTTGGYRVFLCHGSPRKTNEFLWETTTPNHFLKKLFHDYQADVILATHTGIKWQRRLPGNKLFANVGVIGRPENDGRTNVWYSTVAFSPALTVEYHPLLYDHHRLAREMAEEKLPQEFIDTVLTGWWTTCLEILPGKERSRGKF